One genomic region from Sorangium aterium encodes:
- a CDS encoding NADH-quinone oxidoreductase subunit J family protein, whose product MPSLSALVFLGLAALTLGSAGLVAFSRNIIHSALALLGTFLGIAGLYVTLSADFIAATQVLVYVGGTLVLILFAVMLTSRIAEMKISNPRGGPAVAFGLVTAVLLLLGRVAAQTPWPAEAKPPMPSTAKLGHAFLGEYLLPFELGSVVLLAAMIGAVVLARRAVRRAWERE is encoded by the coding sequence ATGCCCTCCCTGAGCGCACTCGTCTTCCTCGGGCTTGCCGCGCTGACGCTCGGCTCGGCCGGGCTCGTGGCGTTCTCCAGGAACATCATCCACTCCGCGCTGGCCCTGCTCGGCACGTTCCTGGGCATCGCCGGGCTGTACGTCACGCTCTCGGCCGACTTCATCGCGGCGACGCAGGTGCTCGTCTACGTCGGCGGCACGCTCGTGCTCATCCTCTTCGCCGTGATGCTCACGAGCCGCATCGCAGAGATGAAGATCTCGAACCCGCGCGGCGGGCCGGCCGTGGCGTTCGGCCTGGTCACGGCCGTGCTGCTCCTGCTCGGCAGGGTGGCGGCCCAGACCCCTTGGCCCGCCGAGGCCAAGCCGCCGATGCCGTCCACCGCCAAGCTCGGGCACGCGTTCCTCGGAGAGTACCTGCTCCCGTTCGAGCTCGGCTCGGTCGTGCTGCTCGCCGCGATGATCGGCGCGGTCGTGCTCGCGCGTCGAGCCGTCAGGCGCGCCTGGGAGAGGGAGTAG
- the nuoK gene encoding NADH-quinone oxidoreductase subunit NuoK: MEVGLIHYLSVAAVLFGLGLFTVMTRKNAVGILLGVELILNAAALNFIAFDHFVAGGVAGQVFTVFIIVLAASEAAIALAIVLQVYRNHRSIMADQLTSLKN, encoded by the coding sequence ATGGAGGTCGGTCTCATCCATTACCTCAGCGTCGCCGCGGTGCTCTTCGGACTCGGGCTGTTCACCGTCATGACGCGGAAAAACGCGGTGGGAATCCTCCTCGGCGTCGAGCTCATCCTCAACGCCGCGGCGCTCAACTTCATCGCGTTCGACCACTTCGTCGCCGGCGGCGTGGCTGGCCAGGTGTTCACGGTCTTCATCATCGTCCTCGCGGCGAGCGAGGCGGCGATCGCGCTGGCCATCGTGCTTCAGGTCTACCGCAACCACCGAAGCATCATGGCCGACCAGCTGACATCCCTGAAGAACTGA
- a CDS encoding glycosyltransferase family 2 protein, whose product MKLIIQIPCLNERDTLAQTFADLPRSIDGVDEIEVLVIDDGSTDGTSSLAEQLGIHHIVRFARNRGLAAGFMAGIDACLRLGADIIVNTDADNQYRGAEIPKLIAPILDGRADLVIGDRQTDRIEEFSPLKKVLQRWGSRLIRRLSATEVADSPSGFRAVSRKAALQLFVHNRFTYTLETVIQAGRRGLAVENVKITTNPKTRESRLFRSIPDYLRRAGPVMFRAYAMYRPVQLVGWVATVLLVFGVALGVRFLYFYLRNPDHSGYIQSLIVGTGAVVMACILVAVALLAELIATNRRLVEEVLMRVRRIETELAGRESALGLEGIRTTGAKPWRNQQVRQARAIAR is encoded by the coding sequence GTGAAGCTCATCATCCAAATCCCTTGCTTGAACGAGCGCGACACGCTCGCGCAGACATTCGCGGACCTGCCGCGGTCGATCGACGGCGTGGACGAGATCGAGGTCCTCGTCATTGACGACGGCAGCACGGACGGGACGAGCTCGCTCGCCGAGCAGCTCGGGATCCACCACATCGTCCGCTTCGCGAGGAATCGAGGCCTCGCCGCCGGGTTCATGGCCGGCATCGACGCGTGCCTGCGGCTCGGCGCCGATATCATCGTGAACACCGACGCGGACAACCAGTATCGCGGCGCGGAGATCCCGAAGCTCATCGCTCCCATCCTCGACGGGCGGGCCGACCTGGTGATCGGCGACCGGCAGACAGACAGGATCGAGGAGTTCTCGCCGCTCAAGAAGGTCTTGCAGCGGTGGGGCTCGCGGCTCATCCGGCGCCTGTCCGCCACGGAGGTGGCCGACTCGCCGAGCGGCTTCCGCGCGGTGAGCCGGAAGGCCGCGCTGCAGCTCTTCGTGCACAACCGCTTTACCTACACGCTGGAGACCGTGATCCAGGCAGGCCGCCGCGGCCTCGCCGTGGAGAACGTGAAGATCACGACCAACCCGAAGACGCGCGAGTCGCGGCTCTTTCGTTCGATCCCCGACTACCTGCGCCGCGCCGGTCCTGTCATGTTCCGGGCTTATGCGATGTACCGCCCCGTGCAGCTCGTGGGCTGGGTCGCGACGGTCCTGCTCGTGTTCGGCGTCGCGCTCGGCGTCCGGTTCCTCTACTTCTACCTGCGGAATCCGGACCACAGCGGCTATATTCAGTCGCTCATCGTCGGCACGGGCGCCGTCGTGATGGCGTGCATCCTGGTGGCCGTGGCGCTGCTCGCGGAGCTCATTGCGACGAACCGCCGCCTCGTCGAGGAGGTGCTGATGCGCGTGCGCCGGATCGAGACCGAGCTCGCGGGGCGGGAGTCGGCCCTCGGGCTGGAGGGCATCCGGACCACGGGCGCGAAGCCTTGGCGCAACCAGCAGGTGCGGCAGGCGCGAGCGATCGCGAGGTGA